The Thermanaerovibrio acidaminovorans DSM 6589 genome contains a region encoding:
- a CDS encoding TIGR02757 family protein — protein sequence MTDLRSFLEDTYRRYHRPELISPDPLEVVRSYQDPSDAEVAALICSAYAYGRVRQILSTLGIIMGALGPSPREALLKGEDLPAVCHRFTSGPDTCRFLHGIGRVLRRFGSLKEAFYVSSVPSSRRELLSSLEAFSRLLGEASGLGNRFLLPLPSGGGASKRWFLMLRWLVRSDQVDLGLWPEIPASSLLVPMDAHMFAFARSFRLVNRSSPDLKAAMELTDRLAEVDPVDPVRFDFSITRRGILGPLDD from the coding sequence GTGACGGACCTGAGATCCTTCCTGGAGGACACCTACCGGCGCTACCACCGGCCGGAGCTGATAAGCCCTGATCCCCTGGAGGTGGTAAGGTCCTACCAGGACCCGTCCGACGCGGAGGTGGCCGCCCTCATATGCTCCGCCTACGCCTACGGCCGGGTGAGACAGATCCTGTCCACCTTGGGGATCATCATGGGGGCCCTGGGCCCATCCCCAAGGGAGGCCCTCCTCAAGGGGGAGGACCTCCCCGCCGTATGTCACCGGTTCACCTCCGGCCCGGACACATGCCGCTTCCTGCATGGGATCGGGCGGGTGCTCCGCCGGTTCGGGTCCCTGAAGGAGGCCTTCTACGTCTCCTCGGTCCCCTCCAGCCGCCGGGAGCTCCTATCATCCCTGGAGGCCTTCTCCCGCCTGCTGGGGGAGGCCTCGGGTCTTGGAAACCGCTTCCTCCTGCCGCTGCCCTCCGGAGGCGGGGCCTCCAAACGGTGGTTCCTCATGCTCCGCTGGCTGGTGAGATCCGACCAGGTGGACCTGGGGCTCTGGCCCGAGATCCCAGCCAGCTCCCTGCTGGTCCCCATGGACGCCCACATGTTCGCCTTCGCCAGGTCCTTCCGGCTGGTCAACAGGTCCTCCCCGGACCTCAAGGCCGCCATGGAGCTCACCGACCGCCTGGCGGAGGTGGATCCCGTGGATCCGGTCCGGTTCGACTTCTCCATCACCCGCCGGGGGATCCTGGGCCCCCTGGACGATTGA
- a CDS encoding ferritin has product MISKEMEKAINEQIRAELYSSYLYLSMAAHFEADNLRGFAHWMRCQAEEERGHAMKFFDYLVDRGGRVELMAIDAPRTSWSSPEEIFQEVLEHERKVTSLINGLYEKALAEKDYPSQIMLQWFISEQVEEEASAEEILHKLRVLSGSPQGMLILDRELAQR; this is encoded by the coding sequence ATGATTTCCAAGGAGATGGAGAAGGCTATAAACGAGCAGATAAGGGCGGAGCTGTACTCCTCCTACCTCTACCTTTCCATGGCGGCTCACTTTGAGGCGGACAACCTCAGGGGCTTCGCCCACTGGATGAGGTGCCAGGCGGAAGAGGAGAGGGGGCATGCCATGAAGTTCTTCGATTACTTGGTCGACAGGGGCGGAAGGGTGGAGCTCATGGCCATCGACGCCCCCAGGACCAGCTGGTCCTCCCCGGAGGAGATCTTCCAGGAGGTGCTGGAGCACGAGAGGAAGGTCACCTCCCTCATAAACGGCCTCTATGAGAAGGCCCTGGCGGAGAAGGACTACCCCTCCCAGATCATGCTCCAGTGGTTCATTTCCGAGCAGGTGGAGGAGGAGGCCTCCGCGGAGGAGATCCTGCACAAGCTAAGGGTCCTGAGCGGCTCCCCCCAGGGGATGCTGATCCTTGACCGGGAGCTGGCCCAGCGTTAA
- a CDS encoding CHAD domain-containing protein, translating into MSLGLRFCAKTILDRLRAIRSEVPGVRSGEDIEHLHRMRVASRRARVALRMFGPPLGLPDERRSGLKGVTKELGRARDLDVQGEWLEAFCSGLDRRARPGAQRFLLRIRQRRQREQRRILQLLDWLEGPSGLAPLEEALAALALGPDGSVSASALMGASVMGLSLRVRDLGAYMDTQDHQGHHRMRIAVKSLRYALEICQPAAGDQVKPLLEGLKALQGALGREHDGLVWGQMADRYLEREREMTLSYFGHLRPLKRLVPGFRAVKDDRLRDAAEGLALAREIWDRMARDGFVDRIQDLASKMAGGGD; encoded by the coding sequence GTGTCGCTTGGTCTTAGGTTCTGCGCAAAAACCATCCTGGATAGGCTGAGGGCCATTCGCTCCGAGGTGCCCGGGGTCCGCTCCGGTGAGGACATAGAGCACCTCCACCGGATGAGGGTGGCCTCCCGCAGGGCCCGGGTGGCGCTTCGGATGTTCGGCCCCCCCCTGGGCCTGCCGGACGAGCGCCGGTCGGGACTCAAGGGGGTCACCAAGGAGCTCGGCAGGGCCCGGGACCTGGACGTCCAGGGGGAGTGGCTGGAGGCCTTCTGCTCCGGCCTGGACCGAAGGGCCAGGCCCGGGGCCCAGCGGTTCCTCCTGAGGATAAGGCAGAGGCGCCAGCGGGAGCAGCGCCGGATCCTCCAGCTACTGGACTGGCTGGAGGGGCCGTCGGGGCTGGCCCCCCTGGAGGAGGCCCTGGCCGCCCTGGCCCTTGGCCCCGACGGGTCGGTCAGCGCCTCGGCCCTGATGGGGGCCTCGGTGATGGGCCTGTCCCTTAGGGTCCGGGACCTGGGGGCCTACATGGACACCCAGGACCACCAGGGCCACCACCGGATGAGGATAGCGGTAAAGTCCCTCCGGTACGCCCTGGAGATATGTCAGCCCGCGGCGGGGGACCAGGTCAAGCCCCTGCTGGAGGGGCTCAAGGCCCTCCAGGGGGCCCTGGGGAGGGAGCACGACGGGTTGGTTTGGGGCCAGATGGCGGATAGGTACCTGGAGAGGGAGCGGGAGATGACCCTCTCCTACTTTGGGCACCTGCGTCCCCTTAAGAGGCTCGTCCCCGGGTTCCGGGCGGTCAAGGATGACCGGCTCCGGGATGCGGCGGAGGGGCTGGCCCTGGCCAGGGAGATCTGGGATCGCATGGCCAGAGACGGGTTCGTGGATCGCATCCAGGATCTGGCGTCCAAGATGGCGGGAGGGGGCGATTGA
- a CDS encoding YcbK family protein encodes MDLDRFRCRCGCGVARVDPGALEALKALEARVGRLSITSAYRCRSHNAKVGGSPRSLHMAGRAFDVACPSWRQDALVTMARQAGFTEIIKYPRRGFVHLGYK; translated from the coding sequence ATGGACCTGGACAGGTTTCGGTGCCGGTGCGGGTGCGGGGTGGCCCGGGTTGATCCAGGGGCCCTCGAGGCCCTTAAGGCCCTGGAGGCCCGGGTGGGGCGGCTTTCGATCACCAGCGCCTACCGATGCCGGAGTCACAACGCCAAGGTAGGTGGGTCTCCCAGGAGCCTCCACATGGCGGGTAGGGCCTTCGACGTGGCGTGTCCCTCGTGGAGACAAGACGCGTTGGTCACCATGGCGAGGCAGGCGGGGTTCACGGAGATAATCAAGTACCCCAGGAGGGGGTTCGTGCATCTGGGGTATAAGTAG
- a CDS encoding DUF1659 domain-containing protein → MASYENVRSRISIRLNGGTDQNGKQVIKTASVSKVNGHMSAQDLQAVAAGIAGLLDLPVMGVYKADTNALVE, encoded by the coding sequence ATGGCCAGTTACGAGAACGTGAGGAGCCGGATATCCATCCGGCTGAACGGCGGGACGGACCAGAACGGCAAGCAGGTCATCAAGACCGCGTCGGTCAGCAAGGTGAACGGCCATATGAGCGCCCAGGACCTGCAGGCGGTGGCGGCGGGCATAGCGGGCCTCCTGGACCTGCCGGTCATGGGGGTCTACAAGGCGGACACCAACGCGCTGGTGGAGTAG
- a CDS encoding flavin reductase family protein, giving the protein MEKNIDPKALFKFSYGMYIVSSLDSQGRYNGQIANAAMQVTGDPCAVAVCLHKSNLTTEYIDQSKLFSVSILSSEAPMTFIGQFGFKCGRDIDKFCNVKYELGSTGVPMVLDYSLAVLEARVVGSFDIFTHRMFFGEIISSKVISDGEPLTYSDYHLIKKGKSPKNAPTFVFNQIK; this is encoded by the coding sequence GTGGAAAAGAACATAGACCCTAAGGCGCTGTTCAAGTTCAGTTACGGTATGTACATAGTCTCCTCCCTGGACTCCCAGGGCCGGTACAACGGCCAGATAGCCAACGCGGCCATGCAGGTCACCGGTGATCCCTGCGCGGTGGCGGTGTGCCTCCACAAGTCCAACCTGACCACCGAGTACATCGACCAGTCCAAGCTTTTCTCCGTGTCGATCCTCTCCTCCGAGGCGCCCATGACCTTCATAGGCCAGTTCGGCTTCAAGTGCGGCCGGGACATCGACAAGTTCTGCAACGTCAAGTACGAGCTGGGCTCCACCGGGGTCCCCATGGTGCTTGACTACTCCCTGGCGGTTCTGGAGGCCCGGGTGGTGGGCAGCTTCGACATCTTCACCCACCGGATGTTCTTCGGGGAGATCATATCCTCCAAGGTGATCTCCGACGGGGAGCCCCTGACCTACTCGGACTACCACCTAATAAAGAAAGGCAAGTCCCCCAAGAACGCCCCCACCTTCGTCTTCAACCAGATAAAGTGA
- a CDS encoding ImmA/IrrE family metallo-endopeptidase, producing the protein MPSEGSHPGAGSGRPEAVRRGDITGEALARGLWRSGLVAGLPVDLGDLASRLGVRVLLCQGLGVRGALVTGRRSIVLVDRSLSVFQRRFTAAHELGHLMIHRTGAGRPWEETQADRFASELLVPSWAISPQWLEGLDPHEAAMWVSRRFLVSRSCALRRLRRLGLA; encoded by the coding sequence GTGCCGAGTGAGGGAAGCCATCCTGGGGCTGGATCTGGACGCCCGGAAGCCGTCCGACGGGGAGATATAACTGGGGAGGCCCTGGCCAGGGGGCTCTGGCGGTCCGGCCTGGTGGCGGGGCTACCGGTGGACCTGGGGGACCTGGCGTCCCGCCTGGGGGTGCGGGTCCTGCTGTGCCAAGGCCTGGGTGTCCGGGGGGCCCTTGTGACCGGCCGTCGGTCCATAGTCCTGGTGGACCGATCCCTATCGGTCTTCCAGCGCAGGTTCACCGCCGCCCACGAGCTGGGGCACCTGATGATCCACCGCACGGGGGCGGGGCGCCCATGGGAGGAGACCCAGGCGGACCGCTTCGCCTCGGAGCTCCTGGTCCCCTCCTGGGCCATCTCTCCCCAGTGGCTCGAAGGCCTGGACCCCCACGAGGCGGCCATGTGGGTCTCCCGCCGTTTCCTGGTGAGCAGGTCCTGCGCCCTGCGGCGTTTGAGGAGGCTGGGCTTGGCCTGA
- a CDS encoding helix-turn-helix domain-containing protein — protein MTTAAGWTGGDMRHGERIRRARLKAKMEQGELARRIGISQAFLSRIETGKRGCSSEILERAARALGVGLEELCSPGDDPVRESLEEILRDPEVQVYLRRLRGNGDRGRLEELKCRVREAILGLDLDARKPSDGEI, from the coding sequence ATGACGACCGCCGCGGGCTGGACGGGGGGGGACATGAGACACGGGGAACGGATAAGGAGGGCCAGGCTGAAGGCCAAGATGGAGCAGGGGGAGCTGGCTCGCCGGATCGGCATATCCCAGGCGTTCCTGAGCCGGATCGAGACCGGCAAGAGGGGCTGCTCGTCGGAGATCCTGGAGAGGGCCGCCCGGGCATTGGGCGTGGGGCTGGAGGAGCTGTGCTCCCCCGGGGATGACCCGGTGAGGGAGTCCCTGGAGGAGATCCTGAGGGACCCGGAGGTGCAGGTGTACCTCCGCAGGCTCCGGGGTAATGGGGACCGAGGCAGGCTGGAGGAGCTCAAGTGCCGAGTGAGGGAAGCCATCCTGGGGCTGGATCTGGACGCCCGGAAGCCGTCCGACGGGGAGATATAA
- the ppk1 gene encoding polyphosphate kinase 1 has product MSKPKGRYPKQKGVAADPSCFINRELSWVAFNERVLHQALDRSWPLLERVKFLSIFYNNLDEFFMIRVSGLLRQLREGFVDLPPDRMTPTEQLIALRERIALSLERAQRCFQQDLLPELQREGITLVTPDSMSDKHRGYLRRFFELEVFPILTPLAFDAGHPFPHISNLSLNLAIILKDQKKGERFARLKVPDTFPRLIPVPADRDKILRKMGIPGDGRCFMWFEDLIRMNLDSLFPGYRVEDSYLFRITRDADIEIEEDEADDLLESIQEEVDRREFGSVVRLEVEDRTPKRIRNILAENLEISPHQVYAMSPPLGLSCLSELCRVRRPDLKDRPFQPFVPKDLSQGTDIFRTVRSRDVLLFHPYDSFSPLVEFLRQASQDPSVLAIKQTLYRVGPKSPIVEALLEARQQDKQVSVLVELKARFDEENNIEWAKRLESAGVHVVYGVPGLKTHAKICLVVRREKGGIVRYVHMGTGNYNAATASIYSDLGLITCDPEIGADASEFFNLLTGYSKQDSFRKLIAAPAAMRRRIMEMIAREVENHRRGLGGAMIIKVNALVDRECIEALYAASAQGVPVFLIVRGICCLKPRLEGLSRRIWVTSIVGRFLEHSRVFAFYNGGNPEIYLGSADLMPRNLDRRVEIMFPLEDRKLKEAVIRYLLLPQMLDDRRSFRLNPDGTYTPPSGGFDSQEWLLSVRGAWH; this is encoded by the coding sequence TTGAGCAAGCCTAAGGGCCGGTACCCCAAGCAGAAGGGAGTGGCGGCGGATCCCTCCTGCTTCATAAACCGGGAGCTAAGCTGGGTGGCCTTCAACGAGCGGGTGCTACATCAGGCTCTGGATAGGTCCTGGCCCCTCCTGGAGAGGGTCAAGTTCCTGTCCATCTTCTACAACAACCTGGACGAGTTCTTCATGATAAGGGTCTCGGGGCTTCTCCGGCAGCTCCGGGAGGGCTTCGTGGACCTTCCGCCAGACCGGATGACCCCAACGGAACAGCTCATAGCCCTCCGGGAGAGGATAGCCCTGTCGCTGGAGAGGGCCCAGCGCTGCTTCCAGCAGGACCTGCTCCCGGAGCTCCAACGGGAGGGGATAACCCTCGTGACCCCCGACTCCATGTCGGACAAGCACCGGGGGTACCTGAGGCGATTCTTCGAGCTGGAGGTCTTCCCGATCCTCACCCCCCTGGCCTTCGACGCGGGTCACCCGTTCCCCCACATATCGAACCTTAGCCTGAACCTGGCCATAATCCTAAAGGACCAGAAGAAGGGGGAGAGGTTCGCCCGCCTCAAGGTGCCCGACACGTTCCCCCGGCTCATACCGGTCCCGGCGGACCGGGACAAGATCCTCCGGAAGATGGGGATCCCCGGCGATGGCCGGTGCTTCATGTGGTTCGAGGACTTGATCCGCATGAACCTGGATTCCCTCTTCCCGGGCTACCGGGTGGAGGACTCGTACCTGTTCAGGATCACCCGGGATGCGGACATAGAGATAGAGGAGGACGAGGCGGATGACCTGCTGGAGTCCATCCAGGAGGAGGTTGACCGCCGGGAGTTTGGCTCCGTGGTGCGGCTCGAGGTGGAGGACCGGACCCCCAAGAGGATAAGGAACATCCTGGCGGAGAACCTGGAGATATCCCCCCACCAGGTCTATGCTATGAGCCCTCCCCTGGGTCTGTCTTGCCTATCGGAGCTCTGCAGGGTGCGCCGGCCGGACCTGAAGGACCGGCCCTTCCAGCCCTTCGTCCCCAAGGACCTGAGCCAGGGGACGGACATCTTCAGGACCGTTCGCTCCCGGGACGTGCTCCTCTTCCACCCCTACGACTCCTTCTCCCCCCTGGTGGAGTTCCTCCGCCAGGCCTCCCAGGACCCGTCGGTGCTGGCCATAAAGCAGACCCTCTACCGGGTGGGACCAAAGTCCCCCATCGTGGAGGCCCTCCTGGAGGCCCGGCAGCAGGACAAACAGGTGTCCGTCCTGGTGGAGCTCAAGGCCCGGTTCGACGAGGAGAACAACATCGAGTGGGCAAAACGGCTTGAGTCCGCGGGGGTTCACGTGGTCTACGGGGTCCCGGGGCTCAAGACCCACGCCAAGATATGCCTGGTGGTCCGGCGGGAGAAGGGGGGCATTGTCCGCTACGTCCACATGGGGACCGGTAACTACAACGCCGCCACCGCATCGATCTACAGCGACCTGGGGCTCATCACCTGCGACCCGGAGATAGGGGCCGACGCTTCCGAGTTCTTCAACCTGCTTACCGGTTACTCCAAGCAGGACTCCTTCCGCAAGCTGATAGCCGCCCCCGCCGCCATGAGGCGCCGGATCATGGAGATGATAGCCCGGGAGGTGGAGAACCACCGGCGTGGCCTGGGGGGCGCCATGATAATCAAGGTCAACGCCCTGGTGGACCGGGAGTGCATCGAGGCCCTCTACGCCGCCAGCGCCCAGGGGGTGCCGGTGTTCCTCATCGTCCGGGGCATATGCTGCCTTAAGCCCCGCCTGGAGGGGCTCAGCCGCCGGATATGGGTGACCTCCATAGTGGGCCGGTTCCTGGAGCACAGCCGGGTCTTCGCCTTCTACAACGGGGGCAACCCGGAGATCTACTTGGGCAGCGCGGACCTGATGCCCAGGAACCTGGACCGCCGGGTGGAGATAATGTTCCCCCTGGAGGACCGGAAGCTCAAGGAGGCGGTGATCAGGTACCTGTTGCTTCCCCAGATGCTGGACGACAGGAGGTCCTTCCGCCTCAACCCGGACGGCACCTACACCCCCCCGAGCGGCGGCTTCGACAGCCAGGAGTGGCTCTTGTCCGTTCGGGGGGCCTGGCATTGA
- a CDS encoding YvrJ family protein produces the protein MEEILSSGLQTAFSILVAAYLLVRMEARMEALTQAITELKAIIERM, from the coding sequence ATGGAGGAGATCCTGAGCTCCGGGCTTCAGACCGCCTTCTCCATCCTGGTGGCCGCGTACCTGCTGGTGAGGATGGAGGCCAGGATGGAGGCGCTGACCCAGGCGATAACGGAACTCAAGGCCATCATCGAGAGGATGTAG
- a CDS encoding DUF2922 domain-containing protein codes for MKTLRMEFSTVEGKKYSVSLPYAKDDLTEAQVRPVMELMVQKGFLAAPVNGVSGCSLVGREVNRLF; via the coding sequence ATGAAGACCTTGAGGATGGAGTTCAGCACCGTGGAGGGCAAGAAGTACTCGGTAAGCCTGCCCTACGCGAAGGATGATCTCACCGAGGCCCAGGTGAGGCCCGTGATGGAGCTCATGGTACAGAAGGGCTTCCTTGCGGCGCCGGTGAACGGGGTCTCCGGCTGCTCCCTGGTGGGCCGGGAGGTCAACAGGCTCTTCTAG